The Geotrypetes seraphini chromosome 2, aGeoSer1.1, whole genome shotgun sequence genome contains the following window.
GATTCACAGTTAAAATTTTTACTACAAGAGATAGGAGAGCACTGCTCCCGGTATCCAGAAAAGGGATCCCTGAAATTTGAAGATTGGATAAAAGTCAGGAATGTATTATATGCTGAGCCTTAGAGCATTGGCAGCCATATTGGTATAGCATAAGTGCAAATGTGCCTTGGAGAAGGTAGGGACTGAGGCGTCCTCCAAGGTGGCAATGGTCTCATTAACCATTCCCCCCTGACTATTCCAGTCAACACATATCCAAAAATCATACCTCCAGCACCTTTAAgtgcaaaaaaggaagaaacattAGCGCACCCTTTAAGTGTGTTTCAAGCAATGATAAaaaaggccagagaggaagggcaaTTAACAGTAGAAGATTCGGCAtatattaggaaacaacttaaaaaaaggtccagagaagagcgactaagatggttaaggggctggaggagttgccatacagtgaaagattagagaaactgagccttttctccctcgaacagaggagattgagaggggacatgatcaaaacattcaaggtactgaagggaatagacttagtagataaggacaggttgttcaccctctccaaggtagggagaacgagaaggcactctctaaaattgaaaggggatagattccgtatgaacttaaggaagttcttcttcactcaagagagtggtagaaaactggaacgctcttctagacTCTGTcgtaggtgaaaacaccctccaggggttcaagacaaagttagacaagttcctgctgaaccaaaatgtacgcaggtagggctagtctgttagggtgctggtctttgaccaagggctgccgccgcatgagcggactgctgggcacgatggaccactggtctgacccaaacagcggcaattcttatgttcttatgtgttcttatgactttaatgctgttatgaaCCCTTTGTTGGATAAACAACCTAGTAAGATAATGAAGTCAATGGGCTTAGATAACCTAGTACAGTCATGTGGAAAgaaggatatatggcggattCTTAACTTTAATGCTCAGGAGTTTTCATTGTGTTCTCATgtgcataaatcattttcaagaattgattatatttttgtttcggaTCAATTAGTCCAAAGCCAGCCTAGATCCGATACTTTTATCGGATCATGCTAGAGTTTGGATGGAATTTAAACTTGCTGAGCGAGACTGTagtagacatagaaacatagaaatagacggcagataagggcccacggcccatctagtctgcccaccttaatgtccctcccctacctttgccctgtgaatagatcccatgtgccgatcccatttggccttaaaatcaggcacgctgctggcctcaatcacctgtagtggaagactattccagcgatcaaccactctttcagtgaaaaagaatttcctggtgtcacctcgtagtttcccgcccctgattttcaacggatgccctcttgttgtcgtgggacccttgaaaaagaagatatcttcctccgcctcgatgcggcccgtaagatacttgaacatctcgatcatgtcccccctctctctgcgctcctcgagcgagtatagctgtaatttgtcaagccgtttttcgtatggtagatccttgagtcccgagaccatccgggtggccattctttgcaccgactccagtctcagcacatccttgcgataatgcggcctccagaattgcacacagtattccaggtggggcctcaccatggatctatttggagacctgtttggagattcaataatgcaTTGCCTGCTAACTCAAACTTTCTTGATgagtttcaattaaaaatgaatgaatattttcactTAATGCCTCAAAGGAAATCTCTTTGGTAACActgtaggctccttttacaaaggtgtgctagcggtttcagcgcacgctaaaaatgccgTGCGCACtaaccgctactgcctcctcttgagcaggcagtagtttttcgggtagcgcacgctaatccggtgcgtgtgctaaaaacactagcacacctttgtaaaaggagccctgtggggtgcttttaaagctactatgagaggccagatcatttcatattcggcatatattaggaaacaacttaaaaaagtattttctgatttaGAGCAAAATATAAAGGAATTGGAATCACAATTGGCGTCGAAATAGAATCAAATGACTctgcaggccctcttaaaagctaaatataaatataatgagatttcctctcaattggcgaggaaagattttttttctcagcaggctctgtattTTTGGAAACTTGAATAAAGCGGGAAGGTTATTGGCTAACTACCTCatagctaaaaaaagaaaagttaaaatggcagctattaaagatgagagggaagaaactcattctcaaaattggagatattttaaacttttataaagctttatattcttccgaGTCTTACTCAAACAAGGAGctaggtttagaatttttaaaattaattaagagTAATCAAGATCTATTTGTTAAAGATAATACAATTATGaagagaaaattggaagctttagATAATATTCGGATtaataatttgcgtttaattaattttcctaaagtattatcaatttctccacgagatatgataaagcggtactttctggaaatccttaaaatacctgaaaattCCTTACCACCTCTTACAAAGGTTTACTGTTTACCTATAAGAAATCAGGATTTTCAAAAGAAAGAAGACGAAGGAATACCACAGAAAGAACCCTTGGACGTTTCCACTTTATTAGAGCAATCAGATAGAGAAATGGCTAccccagccactctcttattgactgtggctttggccccagacaaggattggattcttaaacttttctttaaaaatagggccAAGGACTTTCTGGGTTTCCAtatccagatatttcctgatgtctcgagagagactcagaagagaagaagggaattttttaTGTTAAAACCAGGAGTGACTCAGATAGGGGGTCTATTCTTTCTTaggtacccttgtaaatgtgtcataagataccgttccttgaaatatgtatttgtagaacCAGCTCACTTGActgctttcctttctttctttgaaaACGTTTTGAGTCTGTAGAACCATCTGTACCCTTGTAATAATAATTAGCTCACTTCTCAGTAGCAGTTTAAGCGATTTTCCTTGTTAAAAAATTTtccctttaatttaatttctactcTTATCATTAACCTTGGATCCTAATtcgaggactagtgtgtgattaagttatgatgtttattttcttttaatattttgattTACTTTCAGGCTTGagagtaataataatattattatgttttcttgatctcactttctgtacgatgatatgcttgataataaatgtgtaaattttataaataaaaaaattttttttaaattaattaagggaccaaaaatttcTGAACCTATAAAAGGAAGTCTTGAGGCACTTATATCATTAAAAGACCTTCAAGCAGcactgaagtcccttagagttggatgcACTCCAGGGTGATGGTTTTACtgtagttttataaatcattccaaattaccctattaccttatcttttaaaattatatcaggctcaggttgtattacaggtactatggcagaatctttagcTATCGTTTTGCCAAAGCtaaataaagatcctacattggtttcaaattacaggcctatttctttgattaatgtagatagAAAACTTCTGGCTATGTTATTGGCTTTACAcatggctaaggctctcccttatatcattagtatgcaccaaacggggttcgttgctcaaagacattcttcaaataacatcagactggcttttcatatgttaaatttaaccaaATCCATGGAAGACCCGGCCTTTTCTGTATCTTTGAATGCAGAGGCCTTTGATTGTGTGGAgcggaccttcatgtatcaagcaatggattggtttggtattggttctggatttatacaaataattcaaatcttgtatagttccccttctgccataTTATTtattaactagtattttagcccgttacattaacgggtgctagaatatatgtctgtgtgtctttatttctgtctctctccctcccgctgtctctctccctggccgcctttgtctgtctgtctgtctttgtgtttctccctgcccctgtgtctttcttcttttctatctatctggctctctccctgcctcctatgcaacagcatttctctcccaccacttccctgtacagcagccacagcagcattccctccccctccatttccctccccccacaccacttccctgtgcagcagcagcatttcccctaccctcctttcccttcccatggtctggctggctcccttagtcccttccccccccccccctttcccttcccgcagttcacctcttttgccatctttcctgtccccctctgtccttcccgaagaccatctctctctcctgccccctccacactccctgaagtctatctctccctatcccctaccatctctcctggtccccctagtagcccctctgtccttctcatccacctggctctgtctctctctctctctcacctcctgcctctgcagagctctcgcagctcctcctcgtcctcctccagccaggcttcagccaaagccgccacggcctgcaaccgccgacagccaccgcggccgacatccacctcgggggattctcgcgcatgcgcactcctacctgcggtccCCTATAGCgcatggaaaacgggagcacgcaggtgggagtgcgcatgcgcgcttagggctttattatattagataatactttttcagagcctTTTCGTTTGGAGAggagagttagacaagggtgtccattatctcctttgctgtttgatattgttctggaacccttattactggccattcaacaagcaaaggagattcaaggtattccttatgcctgtcgggaatataaggtctcttcttacgcagatgatattttgcttcattcgAGGAATCCTGAaattaccattccatgtttattagatttgattgagaaatttgggaaattttctggatataaaattaattggagtaaatcggaggttcttcctgAAAAGGTTCTGGTCCCAATGCAGCCTCGCCCAAACTCTGCCGTCTCAGGATGGATGTATCTGGAGACACCCTTTAGAAAGaatacacacacattcccatgCAACCAGTTGTGTATCTAAAGAGTGTCTGtctatttaggccctgattctatataggacgcctgggagaggtgtcctatacagaatcgggcctacacttatcgcggcaagggataagtatagcggccacctgtccgattgccggcaggagggtgcccaaccctccTGACGGaacacccccccaaactcccaattgccggcaggagggtgcccaaccctccTGACGGaacacccccccaaactcccaatcgccggcaggagggtgccgaaccactcctgccggaaagcccccccgcccctcccccaaaactcttgatcgccagcaggaaggtgccgaacccctcctgccggaaagccgcccCGCCCCCCTGAAACTcttgatcaccggcaggagggtgccaaacctctcctgccggaacacccccccaaactcccaatcgctggtaggagggtgcccaacccctcctgctggaaatctGGACCCCCTATGCTAATGATCCCCCCATGTCTCCCCTAACCTCCctcccaactaacctcccccccaactaacctctaaattgttggccggGTCTTGCTgtcgtccagccgacaggcccgcctcgtcgaaatgagacgggcccgccccttccctgctatgtctaaggcctgattggcccaggctctagaagcctaaggcctgattggcccaggtgcctacgaGCCTGAGACAAACCtgatttttcttgttacatagatctttttggacccctgttaggttacaaaagttagacagttctaagtctaatagatgctggcactgtcatctagacattggatcatctgttgttctattgtcttttgatacttaacttttggaagtcaatatggggtaaGATTAATCTCATACTGGAATCtgcaattccattgacatatgaggtagttatatgtggaATACTTTTGTatgttaagccccccatggatcattataaatgtcggctttttctgattatgactgggatagccaaaCAGATGAtaactcataattggaaaaactgtgatcgtcttaatttttcttttttggtgggcgagcttatgtttaagctgtaggtatgagaaaatgaatgccgaCATACAagggcattctaagatatttaacttagtttggggtccattgacgtcttttgtacaattgttatagttcttTTATCCTTCTTTTCATTGGTATGTATAATTCAGACACATCCCggtaggggagggagaggagggatatatctttagtgtgattccttgatgtaattgtggggtgggggggggggcttatatTATTGCATTGCTactgattgtatttaagtgcttatcTGTTAGTGGTACTGAtatgaatattgtgttgcacggaaaatcaataaagatttaaacaaagtCAGGAATAAAGCTACATCCACAGTTatgttttatgttaaactgtacattgccttggatgaatctcttcataaatacTGTTAATTAGTCCCCATAAATAAACATCAAACAGGATGGAAAGCAGGTTAAAAAGAATTCCAAACGGAAAGAATATTAACTCAGATGgcgcaattatttttttttttttgcatcaaacAGTTGTCATCACTCAACCAAGCCCTGACCAACATCAAAAATCAACTGGTTAGGCAGCCAGTATGCAAATCTCTGACCACTTTAAACTACCTTTCTAATTGGGAGAATCAGAGCACGCTAACAATGACAGCGCCAGACACTGGCCATCACAGGGCATTGAAATGAATCACATTCTCAGCGATGAGAGACGGAAGGCAGATGAGGAATGCTATCATGATTATTGTATATAACAGTTACACTGTGTCACGTTCAAGGTCTTCATAGCTAAATTTGATGCTAAGTCCCTGGTACCAAGACCACATATACAtagtatataaaaaaacaaaagaacaatgTCCATAATCATGGCCTTGGCAGAAGCGACAGGTTCATAGTGCTTTGCAGCAGAGTCCAAGATGGTTTGGTTCTGGCCTCATATGCACCCAAAAAGATGTTCAGGCTGAGGCCCTATAATAGACTGACTGGATTTTGGGTATGGCCTCAGCACCAAAATCAAGCTGAAATCCACAATTGGCCTTGTTTTGGTTACAGCTAAAAATGACGATACATTTCTCAGCTggaactgaaatttttttttccggtCTGTGGGTATCCTCCTCAAATATGACGGCTCCCCCAAGGCCCACCCATACACTGCTAGTACTGCTCTTCTCCTCAAGCCCAGGAGCCATTGCTGCTCCTGGGCTTACCTCACcactctggtggtccagtggcacATTGGGGGAAGATCATTCCCTAGTCACTCCTACCCAGCCCATGTCTCCAGTCAAAATGGTTGGTATGACTTTCAGAGGCAGTCTCAcaagatggctgccatgacctccagTACCAAAGATATTTGAGAGTGCAGGATGTACTTGTTGATTCATAGCCAGTGTCTTATTCCATGATGTGAATCTtttggtgaatttttagattAAAAGCCAatgaaagcttttattacattcagtacatatAAACGGTTTGCAACCTGTGTGATTGCATTGCTgtctttttagagctgaaagctgAGTGATGTTTATGTTGCACTCAGTCCACGTGTATCTTTAGTCTCTTTTATGGAATTTGAAGCTGTGAATTTTTAGAGTAGAAAACCGAGTGAAGTtcttattacactcagtacatgtaaatggtttatctcctgtgtggatcacttggtgCCTTTTAAGATGGGAAAGgtcagtgaagcttttattacactgagtacatgtaaatggtttgcaccctgtgtggatcacttggtgtctttttagatgtgaaagctgagtaaagcttttattacactcagtacatgtatatggtttgtaccctgtgtggatcattttgtgacttttaagttgtgaaagccaagtgaagcttttacTACACTCAGTACAAGTAAATGGCTTGTACTGTGTGTGGATCATTctgtgactttttagatgtgaaagccaagtgaagcttttattacactcagtacatgtaaaaggcttgtaccctgtgtggatcacttggtgTCTTTTTAGACATGAATGTTGGGTGAAGTTTTTATTACATtcaatacatgtaaatggtttgactGCTGTGTGGGTCTTTTGGTGAATTTTTAGACCTGAAacccgagtgaagcttttattacattcaatacatgtatatggtttgtctcccgtgtggatcctctggtgaaatTTTAGATTGGAAagtcgagtgaagcttttattacactcaatacatgtaaatggtttgtgccctgtatggatcattttgtggctttttagatgtgaaatctgagtaaagcttttattacactcattacatgtatatggtttgtctccCGTGTGAATCCTCTGGTgaaattttagatttgaaagctgagtgaagcttttattacactcagtacatataaATGGTTTGTCACCGCTGTGAATCCTttggtggattcttaaaattGAAAgataagtgaagcttttattacactcagtacatgtaaatggtttgtaccctatgTGGGTCATTTTGTGTCTTTGTAGACTTGAAAACCGAacgaagcttttattacactcggtacatgtaaatggtttatcTGCTGTGTGGCTCTGCTGCTGAATTTTTAGAGTCGAAGGCTGAATGAAGCTGTTATTACACTCAGTAAACGTAAATGGTTTCTCATTTCCACAGCTCCTTTTGTGCTTTTTGAGTTCTGAAAACAAGGGGAGGCTCTTATTACATTTAGGATAAATAAAGTTGATGCTCCTCTTATATAGAACACATGGGAATTCTTTCTGATgttttttccctttcctcttgCCATGGTAGAATTTAGAAGTCACTTTATCACTATTATTAATTTGGAAGGGTTTCTCTGCTAGGTGCCTCTGTGCCTTAGGAATGTAACTCAGCTCCCTGTCATTTCTCTCACACGCAGTGGCTCCATCCATTGAAGTCTTTGATTCCTGCTTGCAATTCTTTCTATTAATCCTCTCAGTTCTCTGGAAAATATTCTCACAGATATTTTCTGACTGTGTTTGGATTTCTTCCATTTCTACATGATCTTCTCCTCGattcttttctcttttccatCCTTGTGAGATCCACTGATCTGCTGGATATAATAGAAAGTAGCATTCGTGAGTTAGAAGATAGCAGTGGTTTCTAAGATAGATCTGTGTATAATAGAATTTTCCATGTGTGGCTAAGAGAATTGGTCAGTTTCCTATCTGGAAAACATTTTTGAAACATTAATCATCTCACAAACTTGCACTGTGTGAAAATAGAAATGTTTCTTGGAAATGGCGGGGTGGAGAGCTAAAGcactgtttctcaactcggtcctggggggggggggggagggagggatcatATCTggtgatcttaagatggccaaaaagGTAGAAAAGGTGAAGATAAAAGTCAGGAAGATGCTTagtacatagggagaggaatggcggGCAGGAAAAAGGAGGCGACGGTGTCTCTGTACCagtctctggtgagatctcatttggagtactgtgtacagttctggagatccTACCTTCaaaaggataagaacataagaagttgcctccgctgaggcagaccataggtccatcctgcccagcggtccgctcccgcggcggcccatcaggcccattgcctgagcaatggtctatacctatctataccccccaatccctttttcttctaggaatctatccaaaccttctttgaaaccatttaatgttttcttgtctacaacagcctctggaagcgcgttccatgcatccaccaccctctgagtgaaaaagaacttcctagcgtttgttctaaacctgtcccctttcaatttctccgagtgcccccttgtacttgtggcgccccttaatttgaaaaatctgcccctgtctactttttctatgcccttcaggatcttgaaggtttctatcatgtctcctctaagtcttcgcttttccagggagaaaagtcccaactgcttcaatctgtcggtatatgggagattttccattccctttatcagtttggttgctcttctttgtactccctcaagtaccgccatgtccttcttgaggtacagatagggacagagagggaaaatgcttgagtatctgattgtaaaaaccgcttagataaccttgataggcggtatataaaatcctaataaacttggtCTTTGTCTTaaagagtatttatttattcaattttctatactgttctccc
Protein-coding sequences here:
- the LOC117354573 gene encoding gastrula zinc finger protein XlCGF26.1-like isoform X2: MPAGMRVTFEDIAVSFSQEEWEYLGEGQKELYREVMKENYETLISLGTDSSALTPEIISRIERGEEPCIRDKPGSEERETGKSSCSDQWISQGWKREKNRGEDHVEMEEIQTQSENICENIFQRTERINRKNCKQESKTSMDGATACERNDRELSYIPKAQRHLAEKPFQINNSDKVTSKFYHGKRKGKKHQKEFPCVLYKRSINFIYPKCNKSLPLFSELKKHKRSCGNEKPFTFTECNNSFIQPSTLKIQQQSHTADKPFTCTECNKSFVRFSSLQRHKMTHIGYKPFTCTECNKSFTYLSILRIHQRIHSGDKPFICTECNKSFTQLSNLKFHQRIHTGDKPYTCNECNKSFTQISHLKSHKMIHTGHKPFTCIECNKSFTRLSNLKFHQRIHTGDKPYTCIECNKSFTRVSGLKIHQKTHTAVKPFTCIECNKNFTQHSCLKRHQVIHTGYKPFTCTECNKSFTWLSHLKSHRMIHTQYKPFTCTECSKSFTWLSQLKSHKMIHTGYKPYTCTECNKSFTQLSHLKRHQVIHTGCKPFTCTQCNKSFTDLSHLKRHQVIHTGDKPFTCTECNKNFTRFSTLKIHSFKFHKRD
- the LOC117354573 gene encoding gastrula zinc finger protein XlCGF26.1-like isoform X1, translated to MPAGMRVTFEDIAVSFSQEEWEYLGEGQKELYREVMKENYETLISLGTDSSALTPEIISRIERGEEPCIRDKPGSEERETGKSSCSADQWISQGWKREKNRGEDHVEMEEIQTQSENICENIFQRTERINRKNCKQESKTSMDGATACERNDRELSYIPKAQRHLAEKPFQINNSDKVTSKFYHGKRKGKKHQKEFPCVLYKRSINFIYPKCNKSLPLFSELKKHKRSCGNEKPFTFTECNNSFIQPSTLKIQQQSHTADKPFTCTECNKSFVRFSSLQRHKMTHIGYKPFTCTECNKSFTYLSILRIHQRIHSGDKPFICTECNKSFTQLSNLKFHQRIHTGDKPYTCNECNKSFTQISHLKSHKMIHTGHKPFTCIECNKSFTRLSNLKFHQRIHTGDKPYTCIECNKSFTRVSGLKIHQKTHTAVKPFTCIECNKNFTQHSCLKRHQVIHTGYKPFTCTECNKSFTWLSHLKSHRMIHTQYKPFTCTECSKSFTWLSQLKSHKMIHTGYKPYTCTECNKSFTQLSHLKRHQVIHTGCKPFTCTQCNKSFTDLSHLKRHQVIHTGDKPFTCTECNKNFTRFSTLKIHSFKFHKRD